In one Takifugu flavidus isolate HTHZ2018 chromosome 9, ASM371156v2, whole genome shotgun sequence genomic region, the following are encoded:
- the eda gene encoding ectodysplasin-A isoform X1 → MMARDGSPVEDFPEKVMTGAAPCTCPKRCRSRSGSVAFLGLFLLSLCLHAVTIVFYMDLRSEVRREMIHQTRDSILTLAGSDPADPSVFAPGPPRLDPGSGSSRSGGDAHEDKLLHRNNDFHTTEDTRGITQRAKRSVGRQPDTESNGREKRKERKKGKKRSIPGPPGPPGPPGPQGPPGIPGIPGIPGSNVVGPAGPPGPPGPQGPPGTQGPAGDPDKTKTREFQPAVVHLQGQETTIQVREDLSEGILRNWKMVSIHHRVFKMHSRSGELEVLLDGVYFIYSQVEVYYLNFTDIASYEVMVDSNPFLRCTCSLETGQRKFNTCYTAGVSLLRAGQRISIRIVYEDTLISMTNHTTFLGSVRLGEAPSAGQN, encoded by the exons ATGATGGCACGCGATGGTTCACCCGTGGAGGACTTCCCGGAAAAAGTGATGACCGGAGCGGCTCCCTGCACGTGCCCGAAGAGGTGCAGGAGCCGCAGCGGCAGCGTCGCCTTCCTGGGATTATTCCTGCTGTCACTGTGTCTGCACGCTGTCACCATCGTCTTCTATATGGATCTACGCTCCGAAGTAAGACGAGAAATGATCCACCAGACGCGGGACTCCATATTGACACTTGCTGGGAGTGACCCGGCTGACCCGTCCGTGTTTGCACCCGGACCCCCGCGACTGGACcccggcagcggcagcagccgcAGCGGAGGAGACGCTCATGAG gacaagTTACTTCACAGAAATAACGACTTCCACACCACAGAAGATACCAGGGGCATAACTCAGCGGGCAAAAAGGAGTGTTGGCAGACAGCCAGACACAG AATCGaatggaagggaaaaaaggaaagagaggaaaaaag GGAAAAAGAGATCTATACCGGGCccccctggtccccctggtcctcctgggCCTCAAGGGCCACCGGGCATCCCTGGAATACCCGGCATTCCTGGGAGCAATGTTGTGGGGCCTGCAGGACCCCCAGGACCCCCTGGGCCACAAGGCCCTCCAGGCACACAAGGCCCAGCAG GGGATCcagataaaacaaaaacaagggaATTCCAG cCTGCGGTGGTTCATTTGCAAGGCCAGGAGACCACTATCCAAGTGAGAGAAG ATCTGTCTGAAGGCATTCTTAGGAACTGGAAGATGGTGTCCATCCACCACCGTGTCTTCAAAATGCACTCTCGCTCTGGAgagctggaggtgctgctggatgGTGTCTACTTCATATATAGTCAGGTAGAA GTGTACTACCTCAACTTCACTGACATTGCAAGCTATGAGGTGATGGTGGACTCCAACCCGTTCCTCCGCTGCACCTGCAGCCTCGAGACAGGCCAGCGCAAGTTTAACACATGCTACACGGCTGGAGTGAGCCTGCTGCGTGCCGGCCAGAGGATTTCCATACGCATAGTGTACGAGGACACACTCATCAGCATGACCAACCACACAACCTTCCTGGGAAGCGTCAGGCTCGGAGAggctccatctgctggacagAACTGA
- the eda gene encoding ectodysplasin-A isoform X2, with the protein MMARDGSPVEDFPEKVMTGAAPCTCPKRCRSRSGSVAFLGLFLLSLCLHAVTIVFYMDLRSEVRREMIHQTRDSILTLAGSDPADPSVFAPGPPRLDPGSGSSRSGGDAHEDKLLHRNNDFHTTEDTRGITQRAKRSVGRQPDTESNGREKRKERKKGKKRSIPGPPGPPGPPGPQGPPGIPGIPGIPGSNVVGPAGPPGPPGPQGPPGTQGPAGDPDKTKTREFQPAVVHLQGQETTIQVREDLSEGILRNWKMVSIHHRVFKMHSRSGELEVLLDGVYFIYSQVYYLNFTDIASYEVMVDSNPFLRCTCSLETGQRKFNTCYTAGVSLLRAGQRISIRIVYEDTLISMTNHTTFLGSVRLGEAPSAGQN; encoded by the exons ATGATGGCACGCGATGGTTCACCCGTGGAGGACTTCCCGGAAAAAGTGATGACCGGAGCGGCTCCCTGCACGTGCCCGAAGAGGTGCAGGAGCCGCAGCGGCAGCGTCGCCTTCCTGGGATTATTCCTGCTGTCACTGTGTCTGCACGCTGTCACCATCGTCTTCTATATGGATCTACGCTCCGAAGTAAGACGAGAAATGATCCACCAGACGCGGGACTCCATATTGACACTTGCTGGGAGTGACCCGGCTGACCCGTCCGTGTTTGCACCCGGACCCCCGCGACTGGACcccggcagcggcagcagccgcAGCGGAGGAGACGCTCATGAG gacaagTTACTTCACAGAAATAACGACTTCCACACCACAGAAGATACCAGGGGCATAACTCAGCGGGCAAAAAGGAGTGTTGGCAGACAGCCAGACACAG AATCGaatggaagggaaaaaaggaaagagaggaaaaaag GGAAAAAGAGATCTATACCGGGCccccctggtccccctggtcctcctgggCCTCAAGGGCCACCGGGCATCCCTGGAATACCCGGCATTCCTGGGAGCAATGTTGTGGGGCCTGCAGGACCCCCAGGACCCCCTGGGCCACAAGGCCCTCCAGGCACACAAGGCCCAGCAG GGGATCcagataaaacaaaaacaagggaATTCCAG cCTGCGGTGGTTCATTTGCAAGGCCAGGAGACCACTATCCAAGTGAGAGAAG ATCTGTCTGAAGGCATTCTTAGGAACTGGAAGATGGTGTCCATCCACCACCGTGTCTTCAAAATGCACTCTCGCTCTGGAgagctggaggtgctgctggatgGTGTCTACTTCATATATAGTCAG GTGTACTACCTCAACTTCACTGACATTGCAAGCTATGAGGTGATGGTGGACTCCAACCCGTTCCTCCGCTGCACCTGCAGCCTCGAGACAGGCCAGCGCAAGTTTAACACATGCTACACGGCTGGAGTGAGCCTGCTGCGTGCCGGCCAGAGGATTTCCATACGCATAGTGTACGAGGACACACTCATCAGCATGACCAACCACACAACCTTCCTGGGAAGCGTCAGGCTCGGAGAggctccatctgctggacagAACTGA
- the LOC130531331 gene encoding tumor necrosis factor ligand superfamily member 13B-like — MLYNVLLSVTVFLFCLSLLLVYRVTVLENDIHNLRRDINPPLNLQRTEQVGGKMAKMSKPREMKSCAAQNAHSPLKMFFKRLKRDQGSSRAVASFLQLTASSIKQLETKGNIAVIPWTVSVQHGKAITQKENRIVVQEDGYYLVFGQVLFKSPSIVMGHIIQSWGHAGAAATSTELLRCLQEMPGETPTNTCYTAGVVQLHQGDELELVIPFRPQALISMDADSTFFGVIQLN; from the exons ATGCTTTACAATGTTTTATTATCCGTAacggtgtttttgttttgtcttagCCTCCTCCTGGTGTATAGAGTCACTGTTTTGGAGAATGACATTCACAACCTCCGCCGGGACATAAATCCACCGTTGAATCTGCAACGAACTGAGCAAGTCGGTGGGAAAATGGCCAAGATGTCTAAACCAAGAGAG ATGAAGTCGTGTGCTGCTCAAAATGCTCATAGTCCTCTGAAGATGTTTTTTAAAAGACTGAAAAGGGACCAGGGCAGCTCCCGAG CTGTAGCTTCTTTCCTGCAGTTAACAGCAAGCAGCATCAAGCAGCTGGAAACAAAAG GAAATATCGCAGTGATCCCTTGGACTGTTTCTGTGCAGCACGGAAAAGCAAttacacaaaaagaaaacagaattgTTGTCCAAGAAGATGGTTATTACTTGGTGTTTGGACAA GTTTTGTTTAAGAGCCCGAGCATAGTCATGGGTCACATCATTCAGAGCTGGGGCCATGCGGGAGCAGCAGCGACGTCAACCGAGCTTTTGCGCTGCTTGCAAGAGATGCCGGGTGAGACGCCTACCAATACGTGTTACACTGCAG GCGTAGTGCAGCTGCATCAGGGTGATGAACTGGAGCTGGTGATACCTTTCAGGCCCCAGGCCCTCATCTCCATGGATGCAGACTCAACATTTTTCGGTGTCATACAGCTAAATTGA
- the LOC130531328 gene encoding transforming growth factor beta activator LRRC32-like: MVTHMFSRLLLLLSFSKGFTGLAKEQSWNNHSLHSLPLDLDVRLRRLDLSNSLIRQLHMLALPYLQQLNLSSNQLHLISEGAFENLTQLEELNLSRNELGNNLGSNTKALRSLGRLKTLDLSMNGLDGDAAELYLQNKSFLDHLKMTGNVLTRLSYKLFEQSKNLKSISIDDNLISVIQQGTFEPLRHLESLNLAQNNLVYICDFKLRQVKYLNLSRNSVEFFVTHEDEQLYMLEILDLSHNKLLYFPIIPKRNHLRYLHLQNNMIGSFKAEAAMVLEVNTLYRNIVRERTARKNNFHSSWRQMPVIFIDLSFNHFTSFPVETLSFLSSLETLNFSHNCLRKLMWNVRKDNSGRRRQLYFHALKNLDMQSNGLMQISPLFFNALIRLESLNLQDNAVQPCDPAGRLQNPQSRWQSLNASCVVFGKLTTLKRLNLKENHIQILHPNTFKETSLLTLNLAGNSHLTIQEGALEGLQNTLQSLVISEVYLSSNVSLPCMSALTYLNISNNDLDSLPGAFSCSPLKEIDIRNNRFVSLNRSMTLALSAELELMYISGNYFNCCDSEWLTVLHERKIKVPDINSTLCFTTNRNVVMADLLRPTSLDCTFHPEAREVHFGQLLVIVLFGTVILTVLIVVGRKVVCWFYAVTSPSLTQTFTVVFTQHKCSAMTK; the protein is encoded by the exons atggTTACACACATGTTCTCCCGTCTCCTTCTGCTCTTGTCATTCAGCAAAGGCTTTACTGGACTGGCAAAG GAGCAGTCCTGGAACAACCACAGCCTCCATTCTCTCCCTCTGGATTTGGACGTAAGGCTGCGAAGGCTGGACCTGTCCAATAGCCTCATCAGACAGCTGCACATGCTCGCGTTGCCGTACTTGCAGCAGCTCAACCTGAGCTCCAACCAGCTGCATCTCATTTCTGAAGGGGCTTTTGAAAACCTTACGCAACTTGAGGAGTTGAATTTGTCTAGAAACGAACTCGGCAACAACCTTGGCAGCAACACAAAAGCCCTCCGATCCCTGGGCAGACTGAAGACTTTGGACTTATCAATGAACGGTTTAGACGGTGACGCAGCAGAGCTGTACCTTCAGAACAAATCTTTTCTTGATCATCTTAAGATGACCGGTAATGTTTTAACGAGACTTTCATACAAGCTGTTTGAGCAAAGTAAAAACCTGAAGTCCATTAGTATTGACGACAATCTGATATCAGTGATACAACAGGGGACGTTTGAACCACTAAGACACCTGGAAAGTCTAAATTTGGCTCAAAATAACCTTGTATATATCTGTGATTTCAAACTGCGTCAAGTTAAATATCTGAATCTCAGTAGAAATTCGGTGGAGTTCTTTGTTACACATGAGGATGAACAGTTATATATGTTGGAAATTCTTGATCTGAGTCACAATAAGCTCCTGTACTTTCCCATCATTCCAAAAAGGAACCATTTGCGGTATCTTCATTTGCAGAATAACATGATTGGCAGCTTCAAAGCGGAGGCGGCCATGGTTTTGGAGGTCAACACTCTTTATCGTAACATCGTGAGGGAAAGAACAGCAAGAAAGAATAACTTCCATTCCAGTTGGAGGCAGATGCCAGTTATTTTTATTGACCTGAGCTTTAACCACTTTACTTCTTTCCCAGTGGAGACTCTGAGCTTTCTCTCATCCTTAGAGACGCTAAATTTCAGTCACAACTGTCTGCGCAAGCTCATGTGGAATGTCAGAAAAGATAACAGTGGACGCCGTCGGCAGCTTTATTTCCACGCCTTAAAGAACCTTGACATGCAGAGCAACGGGCTCATGCAGATTTCCCCACTCTTCTTCAACGCGCTCATACGGTTAGAAAGCTTGAATCTGCAAGACAATGCTGTGCAGCCATGTGACCCTGCCGGTCGCTTGCAAAACCCTCAGTCTCGTTGGCAGTCTTTGAACGCCTCCTGCGTTGTGTTTGGGAAGTTAACGACCCTTAAACGCCTCAATCTGAAAGAAAACCACATACAAATTCTCCATCCAAACACCTTTAAAGAAACCTCTTTGCTCACTTTAAACCTTGCAGGAAACTCACATCTGACCATACAGGAAGGTGCCCTGGAGGGTTTGCAGAACACCCTTCAGTCGTTGGTCATCAGCGAGGTATACCTGAGCAGCAACGTCTCTTTACCCTGCATGTCAGCACTAACTTATCTGAACATATCCAACAATGATTTGGACTCACTGCCCGGCGCTTTCAGCTGCTCCCCTCTGAAAGAAATCGACATAAGGAATAACCGCTTTGTGTCTCTGAACCGTTCAATGACTCTTGCTTTGTCCGCAGAGCTTGAGCTCATGTACATCAGTGGGAACTACTTCAACTGCTGCGACAGCGAATGGCTGACCGTCCTCCACGAGAGGAAGATAAAGGTGCCTGATATCAACAGTACTCTGTGTTTCACCACTAACAGAAATGTAGTGATGGCAGATCTTTTGAGACCAACGTCGCTGGATTGTACATTTCATCCAGAAGCACGCGAGGTTCATTTTGGGCAGTTGCTTGTCATTGTTTTATTTGGAACCGTAATATTAACAGTGCTGATTGTAGTCGGCAGGAAGGTGGTGTGCTGGTTCTACGCTGTGACCAGTCCCTCACTCACACAAACCTTTACTGTAGTCTTCACCCAGCACAAATGTTCCGCAATGACCAAATGA
- the LOC130531315 gene encoding uncharacterized protein LOC130531315 isoform X2: MTPQLRDFHHRTGALIESQRVKLIYQLFLLENARKTLERELINFTKKAYEDVQNFFSSSVPAVSFSDLVKTLDANLQAVEVLSAFAKEFSVGASTFKCFKKKSRLNAVEPFGWKRMAPVFGDGPALRDLLIGRSGSKAVRVFGATKLLQEPKLFLIPPPVFIQQDDRICSRCAVITVNSSSCIKEEEQEQAVAVEEKHTLGDVTFSPDGVQSPSAGPERPRFLLPFTPTIFPQANIPASEKITQLSDCRNMEDGQMLHQKQTSPQLLCFLKAKAKDLGTLPARVWFEEHANVSSPPQLVSTSDEIQARQPKHVSDDAIDTEVPKQDVENQTRVFKVKHEESGGSLTYAYVTATTTELWDLGDIFTEASQELSDVRRVEDEACGNVEHEDMSSCVNPAEPVRESARGPPMPTVNGIAIPEFHIHRFGESEVVVSHIISPGNFFIQQADSITKLQALITHWAAHCSYAEQSRIPDIGTKVMGWFPKQQQWSRAQVMKICGITEDTDPMNRGKSIKVEVKRLDHGDAACLSLQNITDMSPEMAALPLQALQVSLAHVMPVNGISWSEEAVEWFHTMVRNRTLYARLYPRGCEVTVELFFERGKIGAMRRGASLSLRLSQNGHAKYRNGGSVKRSIVERKKQDADWAKHLIQRYTRNKK, from the exons ATGACTCCGCAGCTACGAGATTTCCATCACCGGACAGGTGCCTTGATAGAGAGCCAGAGGGTCAAGTTGATTTACCAACTGTTTTTGCTGGAGAATGCCCGAAAAACGCTGGAAAGAGAACTGATTAACTTCACCAAGAAG GCATATGAGGACGTTCAGAATTTCTTCAGTTCATCTGTTCCCGCTGTTTCATTCAGTGATCTTGTGAAGACTTTGGATGCAAACCTGCAAGCTGTTGAGGTGCTTTCTGCCTTTGCAAAAGAATTCTCAGTGG GGGCATccacttttaaatgttttaaaaagaagtCACGACTGAACGCGGTTGAACCGTTTGGGTGGAAAAGGATGGCACCTGTTTTCGGTGATGGCCCCGCATTGCGGGACTTGCTCATAGGCCGCTCTGGATCTAAAGCGGTGCGGGTATTTGGAGCGACAAAGCTTTTACAAGAGCCGAAACTATTCCTCATCCCACCACCTGTTTTCATTCAGCAGGATGATAGAATATGCAGCAGGTGTGCTGTTATCACTGTGAACTCGTCCTCTTGCataaaagaggaagaacagGAACAAGCTGTTGCTGtagaagagaaacacacactgggCGACGTGACCTTTTCACCTGATGGTGTTCAGAGTCCCTCGGCTGGTCCAGAGAGACCACGTTTCCTGCTGCCTTTTACGCCGACAATTTTCCCACAAGCCAACATTCCCGCTTCAGAGAAAATAACCCAGCTTAGCGACTGTAGAAACATGGAAGATGGTCAGATGCTACACCAGAAACAAACATCACCTCAGCTGCTTTGCTTTctcaaagctaaagctaaagatTTAGGCACATTACCGGCAAGGGTGTGGTTCGAAGAACACGCCAACGTGTCTAGTCCACCCCAGCTGGTTTCCACCTCCGACGAAATACAGGCCCGCCAACCGAAACATGTCTCGGATGATGCGATTGACACAGAAGTGCCAAAGCAAGATGTCGAGAACCAAACCCGGGTCTTTAAAGTCAAGCATGAAGAATCCGGCGGCTCTCTGACTTATGCGTACGTAacggcaacaacaacagaattATGGGATTTGGGAGACATCTTTACGGAAGCTTCGCAGGAGCTTTCAGACGTCAGACGCGTGGAAGATGAAGCATGTGGAAATGTCGAGCATGAGGATATGAGCTCCTGTGTGAATCCAGCAGAGCCCGTGCGCGAGAGCGCTCGTGGTCCCCCAATGCCCACAGTCAATGGAATCGCCATCCCCGAGTTCCACATCCACAGGTTCGGAGAAAGCGAAGTTGTTGTGTCTCACATCATTTCCCCAGGCAACTTCTTCATCCAgcaggctgactccatcaccAAGCTGCAGGCCCTGATCACACa CTGGGCAGCACATTGTTCATATGCTGAGCAGAGCAGAATTCCAGACATTGGAACCAAAGTCATGGGTTGGtttccaaagcagcagcagtggtccAGGGCTCAAGTAATGAAGATCTGTGGAATCACTGAAG ATACGGATCCCATGAATCGTGGAAAGTCTATCAAAGTGGAGGTGAAGCGGTTGGACCATGGTGACgccgcctgtctgtctctgcagaacATCACTGACATGTCCCCAGAAATGGCAGCCCTCCCACTGCAGGCTTTACAGGTCTCTTTGGCACAC GTGATGCCGGTGAATGGGATCAGTTGGTCCGAGGAGGCGGTTGAGTGGTTCCACACGATGGTGCGCAACAGGACGCTCTATGCTAGACTGTATCCACGGGGATGTGAAGTTACTGTGGAGCTGTTCTTTGAAAGGGGAAAGATTGGAGCTATGAG GCGGGGTGCGTCGCTGTCTCTGAGACTGTCCCAGAATGGACATGCAAAATATAGGAACGGCGGCTCTGTGAAGAGAA GCATTgttgagaggaaaaaacaggacGCTGACTGGGCGAAGCACCTCATCCAGCGCTATACTCGGAACAAGAAGTAA
- the LOC130531315 gene encoding uncharacterized protein LOC130531315 isoform X3, with amino-acid sequence MTPQLRDFHHRTGALIESQRVKLIYQLFLLENARKTLERELINFTKKAYEDVQNFFSSSVPAVSFSDLVKTLDANLQAVEVLSAFAKEFSVGASTFKCFKKKSRLNAVEPFGWKRMAPVFGDGPALRDLLIGRSGSKAVRQDDRICSRCAVITVNSSSCIKEEEQEQAVAVEEKHTLGDVTFSPDGVQSPSAGPERPRFLLPFTPTIFPQANIPASEKITQLSDCRNMEDGQMLHQKQTSPQLLCFLKAKAKDLGTLPARVWFEEHANVSSPPQLVSTSDEIQARQPKHVSDDAIDTEVPKQDVENQTRVFKVKHEESGGSLTYAYVTATTTELWDLGDIFTEASQELSDVRRVEDEACGNVEHEDMSSCVNPAEPVRESARGPPMPTVNGIAIPEFHIHRFGESEVVVSHIISPGNFFIQQADSITKLQALITHSWAAHCSYAEQSRIPDIGTKVMGWFPKQQQWSRAQVMKICGITEDTDPMNRGKSIKVEVKRLDHGDAACLSLQNITDMSPEMAALPLQALQVSLAHVMPVNGISWSEEAVEWFHTMVRNRTLYARLYPRGCEVTVELFFERGKIGAMRRGASLSLRLSQNGHAKYRNGGSVKRSIVERKKQDADWAKHLIQRYTRNKK; translated from the exons ATGACTCCGCAGCTACGAGATTTCCATCACCGGACAGGTGCCTTGATAGAGAGCCAGAGGGTCAAGTTGATTTACCAACTGTTTTTGCTGGAGAATGCCCGAAAAACGCTGGAAAGAGAACTGATTAACTTCACCAAGAAG GCATATGAGGACGTTCAGAATTTCTTCAGTTCATCTGTTCCCGCTGTTTCATTCAGTGATCTTGTGAAGACTTTGGATGCAAACCTGCAAGCTGTTGAGGTGCTTTCTGCCTTTGCAAAAGAATTCTCAGTGG GGGCATccacttttaaatgttttaaaaagaagtCACGACTGAACGCGGTTGAACCGTTTGGGTGGAAAAGGATGGCACCTGTTTTCGGTGATGGCCCCGCATTGCGGGACTTGCTCATAGGCCGCTCTGGATCTAAAGCGGTGCGG CAGGATGATAGAATATGCAGCAGGTGTGCTGTTATCACTGTGAACTCGTCCTCTTGCataaaagaggaagaacagGAACAAGCTGTTGCTGtagaagagaaacacacactgggCGACGTGACCTTTTCACCTGATGGTGTTCAGAGTCCCTCGGCTGGTCCAGAGAGACCACGTTTCCTGCTGCCTTTTACGCCGACAATTTTCCCACAAGCCAACATTCCCGCTTCAGAGAAAATAACCCAGCTTAGCGACTGTAGAAACATGGAAGATGGTCAGATGCTACACCAGAAACAAACATCACCTCAGCTGCTTTGCTTTctcaaagctaaagctaaagatTTAGGCACATTACCGGCAAGGGTGTGGTTCGAAGAACACGCCAACGTGTCTAGTCCACCCCAGCTGGTTTCCACCTCCGACGAAATACAGGCCCGCCAACCGAAACATGTCTCGGATGATGCGATTGACACAGAAGTGCCAAAGCAAGATGTCGAGAACCAAACCCGGGTCTTTAAAGTCAAGCATGAAGAATCCGGCGGCTCTCTGACTTATGCGTACGTAacggcaacaacaacagaattATGGGATTTGGGAGACATCTTTACGGAAGCTTCGCAGGAGCTTTCAGACGTCAGACGCGTGGAAGATGAAGCATGTGGAAATGTCGAGCATGAGGATATGAGCTCCTGTGTGAATCCAGCAGAGCCCGTGCGCGAGAGCGCTCGTGGTCCCCCAATGCCCACAGTCAATGGAATCGCCATCCCCGAGTTCCACATCCACAGGTTCGGAGAAAGCGAAGTTGTTGTGTCTCACATCATTTCCCCAGGCAACTTCTTCATCCAgcaggctgactccatcaccAAGCTGCAGGCCCTGATCACACa CAGCTGGGCAGCACATTGTTCATATGCTGAGCAGAGCAGAATTCCAGACATTGGAACCAAAGTCATGGGTTGGtttccaaagcagcagcagtggtccAGGGCTCAAGTAATGAAGATCTGTGGAATCACTGAAG ATACGGATCCCATGAATCGTGGAAAGTCTATCAAAGTGGAGGTGAAGCGGTTGGACCATGGTGACgccgcctgtctgtctctgcagaacATCACTGACATGTCCCCAGAAATGGCAGCCCTCCCACTGCAGGCTTTACAGGTCTCTTTGGCACAC GTGATGCCGGTGAATGGGATCAGTTGGTCCGAGGAGGCGGTTGAGTGGTTCCACACGATGGTGCGCAACAGGACGCTCTATGCTAGACTGTATCCACGGGGATGTGAAGTTACTGTGGAGCTGTTCTTTGAAAGGGGAAAGATTGGAGCTATGAG GCGGGGTGCGTCGCTGTCTCTGAGACTGTCCCAGAATGGACATGCAAAATATAGGAACGGCGGCTCTGTGAAGAGAA GCATTgttgagaggaaaaaacaggacGCTGACTGGGCGAAGCACCTCATCCAGCGCTATACTCGGAACAAGAAGTAA
- the LOC130531315 gene encoding uncharacterized protein LOC130531315 isoform X1 yields MTPQLRDFHHRTGALIESQRVKLIYQLFLLENARKTLERELINFTKKAYEDVQNFFSSSVPAVSFSDLVKTLDANLQAVEVLSAFAKEFSVGASTFKCFKKKSRLNAVEPFGWKRMAPVFGDGPALRDLLIGRSGSKAVRVFGATKLLQEPKLFLIPPPVFIQQDDRICSRCAVITVNSSSCIKEEEQEQAVAVEEKHTLGDVTFSPDGVQSPSAGPERPRFLLPFTPTIFPQANIPASEKITQLSDCRNMEDGQMLHQKQTSPQLLCFLKAKAKDLGTLPARVWFEEHANVSSPPQLVSTSDEIQARQPKHVSDDAIDTEVPKQDVENQTRVFKVKHEESGGSLTYAYVTATTTELWDLGDIFTEASQELSDVRRVEDEACGNVEHEDMSSCVNPAEPVRESARGPPMPTVNGIAIPEFHIHRFGESEVVVSHIISPGNFFIQQADSITKLQALITHSWAAHCSYAEQSRIPDIGTKVMGWFPKQQQWSRAQVMKICGITEDTDPMNRGKSIKVEVKRLDHGDAACLSLQNITDMSPEMAALPLQALQVSLAHVMPVNGISWSEEAVEWFHTMVRNRTLYARLYPRGCEVTVELFFERGKIGAMRRGASLSLRLSQNGHAKYRNGGSVKRSIVERKKQDADWAKHLIQRYTRNKK; encoded by the exons ATGACTCCGCAGCTACGAGATTTCCATCACCGGACAGGTGCCTTGATAGAGAGCCAGAGGGTCAAGTTGATTTACCAACTGTTTTTGCTGGAGAATGCCCGAAAAACGCTGGAAAGAGAACTGATTAACTTCACCAAGAAG GCATATGAGGACGTTCAGAATTTCTTCAGTTCATCTGTTCCCGCTGTTTCATTCAGTGATCTTGTGAAGACTTTGGATGCAAACCTGCAAGCTGTTGAGGTGCTTTCTGCCTTTGCAAAAGAATTCTCAGTGG GGGCATccacttttaaatgttttaaaaagaagtCACGACTGAACGCGGTTGAACCGTTTGGGTGGAAAAGGATGGCACCTGTTTTCGGTGATGGCCCCGCATTGCGGGACTTGCTCATAGGCCGCTCTGGATCTAAAGCGGTGCGGGTATTTGGAGCGACAAAGCTTTTACAAGAGCCGAAACTATTCCTCATCCCACCACCTGTTTTCATTCAGCAGGATGATAGAATATGCAGCAGGTGTGCTGTTATCACTGTGAACTCGTCCTCTTGCataaaagaggaagaacagGAACAAGCTGTTGCTGtagaagagaaacacacactgggCGACGTGACCTTTTCACCTGATGGTGTTCAGAGTCCCTCGGCTGGTCCAGAGAGACCACGTTTCCTGCTGCCTTTTACGCCGACAATTTTCCCACAAGCCAACATTCCCGCTTCAGAGAAAATAACCCAGCTTAGCGACTGTAGAAACATGGAAGATGGTCAGATGCTACACCAGAAACAAACATCACCTCAGCTGCTTTGCTTTctcaaagctaaagctaaagatTTAGGCACATTACCGGCAAGGGTGTGGTTCGAAGAACACGCCAACGTGTCTAGTCCACCCCAGCTGGTTTCCACCTCCGACGAAATACAGGCCCGCCAACCGAAACATGTCTCGGATGATGCGATTGACACAGAAGTGCCAAAGCAAGATGTCGAGAACCAAACCCGGGTCTTTAAAGTCAAGCATGAAGAATCCGGCGGCTCTCTGACTTATGCGTACGTAacggcaacaacaacagaattATGGGATTTGGGAGACATCTTTACGGAAGCTTCGCAGGAGCTTTCAGACGTCAGACGCGTGGAAGATGAAGCATGTGGAAATGTCGAGCATGAGGATATGAGCTCCTGTGTGAATCCAGCAGAGCCCGTGCGCGAGAGCGCTCGTGGTCCCCCAATGCCCACAGTCAATGGAATCGCCATCCCCGAGTTCCACATCCACAGGTTCGGAGAAAGCGAAGTTGTTGTGTCTCACATCATTTCCCCAGGCAACTTCTTCATCCAgcaggctgactccatcaccAAGCTGCAGGCCCTGATCACACa CAGCTGGGCAGCACATTGTTCATATGCTGAGCAGAGCAGAATTCCAGACATTGGAACCAAAGTCATGGGTTGGtttccaaagcagcagcagtggtccAGGGCTCAAGTAATGAAGATCTGTGGAATCACTGAAG ATACGGATCCCATGAATCGTGGAAAGTCTATCAAAGTGGAGGTGAAGCGGTTGGACCATGGTGACgccgcctgtctgtctctgcagaacATCACTGACATGTCCCCAGAAATGGCAGCCCTCCCACTGCAGGCTTTACAGGTCTCTTTGGCACAC GTGATGCCGGTGAATGGGATCAGTTGGTCCGAGGAGGCGGTTGAGTGGTTCCACACGATGGTGCGCAACAGGACGCTCTATGCTAGACTGTATCCACGGGGATGTGAAGTTACTGTGGAGCTGTTCTTTGAAAGGGGAAAGATTGGAGCTATGAG GCGGGGTGCGTCGCTGTCTCTGAGACTGTCCCAGAATGGACATGCAAAATATAGGAACGGCGGCTCTGTGAAGAGAA GCATTgttgagaggaaaaaacaggacGCTGACTGGGCGAAGCACCTCATCCAGCGCTATACTCGGAACAAGAAGTAA